Proteins from a genomic interval of Pseudomonas asplenii:
- a CDS encoding argininosuccinate synthase: protein MADVNKVVLAYSGGLDTSVILKWLQDTYNCEVVTFTADLGQGEEVEPARAKAQAMGVKEIYIDDLREEFVRDFVFPMFRANTVYEGEYLLGTSIARPLIAKRLIEIANETGADAISHGATGKGNDQVRFELGAYALKPGVKVIAPWREWDLLSREKLMDYAEKHAIPIERHGKKKSPYSMDANLLHISYEGGVLEDTWTEHEEDMWRWTVSPENAPDKPQYLELTYRNGDIVALDGVEMTPATVLATLNRIGGAHGIGRLDIVENRYVGMKSRGCYETPGGTIMLRAHRAIESITLDREVAHLKDELMAKYASLIYTGYWWSPERLMLQQMIDASQAHVNGVVRLKLYKGNVIVTGRKSDESLFDANIATFEEDGGAYNQADAAGFIKLNALRMRIAANKGRKLF from the coding sequence ATGGCCGACGTAAACAAGGTCGTTCTCGCGTATTCCGGCGGCCTGGACACTTCGGTGATCCTCAAGTGGCTGCAGGATACTTATAACTGTGAAGTGGTGACCTTCACCGCTGATCTGGGTCAGGGCGAAGAGGTCGAGCCTGCTCGTGCCAAGGCCCAGGCCATGGGCGTCAAAGAGATCTACATCGACGACCTGCGCGAAGAGTTCGTCCGTGATTTCGTGTTCCCGATGTTCCGTGCCAATACCGTCTACGAAGGCGAGTACCTGCTGGGTACTTCCATCGCACGTCCGCTGATCGCCAAGCGTCTGATCGAGATCGCCAACGAAACCGGCGCCGATGCCATTTCCCATGGCGCCACCGGCAAGGGTAACGACCAGGTGCGTTTCGAACTGGGTGCCTATGCGCTCAAGCCGGGGGTGAAAGTGATCGCTCCGTGGCGCGAGTGGGACCTGCTGTCCCGTGAAAAGCTGATGGACTACGCCGAAAAGCATGCGATCCCGATCGAGCGTCACGGCAAGAAGAAGTCCCCGTACTCGATGGACGCCAACCTGCTGCACATCTCCTATGAAGGCGGCGTGCTGGAAGACACCTGGACCGAGCACGAAGAAGACATGTGGCGTTGGACCGTCTCGCCAGAGAACGCGCCTGACAAGCCGCAATACCTGGAACTGACCTATCGCAACGGCGACATCGTGGCACTGGACGGCGTCGAGATGACTCCGGCCACTGTGCTGGCGACCCTGAACCGTATCGGTGGTGCACACGGTATCGGTCGCCTGGATATCGTCGAAAACCGTTATGTGGGCATGAAGTCCCGCGGTTGCTACGAAACGCCTGGCGGTACCATCATGCTGCGCGCGCACCGGGCGATCGAGTCGATCACCCTGGACCGTGAAGTCGCTCACCTCAAGGATGAGCTGATGGCCAAGTACGCCAGCCTGATCTACACCGGCTACTGGTGGAGCCCTGAGCGTCTGATGCTGCAACAGATGATCGATGCTTCGCAGGCTCATGTGAACGGTGTGGTACGTCTGAAACTGTACAAAGGCAACGTGATCGTCACCGGGCGCAAGTCCGACGAGTCGCTGTTCGATGCCAACATCGCGACCTTCGAAGAAGATGGCGGCGCCTACAACCAGGCCGATGCTGCCGGCTTCATCAAGCTCAATGCACTGCGTATGCGCATTGCTGCGAACAAGGGCCGCAAGCTGTTCTGA
- a CDS encoding response regulator transcription factor, with product MNKVLIVDDHPVIRLAVRMLMERHGYEVIAETDNGVDALQLAREHTPDIVILDIGIPKLDGLEVIARLTSMGLSFKVLVLTSQAPGHFSMRCMQAGAAGYVCKQQDLTEMLSAIKAVLSGYSYFPNQALHTVRSSMGNASEADMVNRLSGREMMVLQQLARGKSNKEIADGMFLSNKTVSTYKTRLLLKLNARSLVDLIELAQRNGLV from the coding sequence ATGAATAAAGTGCTGATCGTGGATGATCATCCCGTCATTCGTCTTGCCGTACGTATGCTGATGGAACGGCATGGCTACGAGGTCATCGCGGAGACGGACAACGGCGTGGACGCCTTGCAACTGGCCCGGGAGCATACCCCGGACATTGTTATACTCGATATAGGAATTCCCAAGCTGGACGGGCTTGAAGTAATTGCCCGTCTAACTTCCATGGGACTGTCTTTCAAGGTACTGGTACTGACTTCCCAGGCTCCCGGTCATTTCTCCATGCGCTGCATGCAGGCAGGGGCGGCCGGTTATGTATGCAAGCAGCAGGACCTTACCGAGATGCTCAGTGCCATAAAGGCTGTCCTTTCCGGCTACAGCTATTTCCCCAACCAGGCCCTGCATACCGTGCGGTCCAGCATGGGCAATGCCAGTGAAGCGGATATGGTCAACCGCCTTTCCGGTCGCGAAATGATGGTGCTGCAGCAACTGGCCAGGGGGAAAAGCAACAAGGAAATTGCCGATGGCATGTTCCTCAGCAACAAGACCGTCAGTACCTACAAGACACGCCTGCTATTGAAACTGAACGCCCGTTCCCTGGTCGACCTGATCGAACTCGCTCAGCGTAACGGGCTGGTCTGA
- a CDS encoding PA3496 family putative envelope integrity protein, whose amino-acid sequence MSTDKEALDIEDDLIQVDSDETEPPVEVAKTNLSKRRTIDNMLEERRLQKQLADYDFDL is encoded by the coding sequence ATGAGTACCGATAAAGAAGCACTGGATATAGAGGACGACCTGATACAGGTCGATTCGGACGAAACGGAACCTCCGGTCGAGGTGGCGAAGACCAATCTGAGCAAACGTCGCACCATCGACAACATGCTGGAAGAACGCCGCTTGCAAAAGCAGTTGGCTGATTACGATTTCGACCTGTAA
- the nth gene encoding endonuclease III, whose product MNAAKRLEIFRRLHEDNPEPKTELAYSSPFELLIAVILSAQATDVGVNKATARLYPVANTPEAIYALGVEGLSEYIKTIGLYNSKAKNVIETCRLLIELHGSEVPQTREALEALPGVGRKTANVVLNTAFRQLTMAVDTHIFRVSNRTGLAPGKNVLEVEKQLMKFVPKQYLLDSHHWLILLGRYVCQARKPRCGSCRIEDLCEYKHKTSDD is encoded by the coding sequence ATGAATGCCGCTAAACGCCTGGAAATTTTCCGTCGGCTCCACGAAGACAACCCGGAACCCAAGACCGAACTGGCTTACTCGTCACCGTTCGAGCTGCTGATTGCCGTGATTCTTTCCGCCCAGGCCACCGACGTCGGCGTGAACAAGGCCACGGCGCGTCTCTATCCGGTCGCCAACACCCCCGAGGCGATCTATGCATTGGGCGTCGAAGGGCTGTCCGAGTACATCAAGACCATCGGGCTCTATAACAGCAAGGCGAAAAACGTCATCGAAACCTGCCGCCTGCTGATCGAACTGCATGGCAGTGAAGTGCCGCAAACCCGAGAAGCACTGGAAGCCTTGCCCGGCGTTGGCCGCAAGACCGCCAACGTGGTGCTCAATACCGCGTTCCGGCAACTGACCATGGCCGTCGATACGCATATCTTTCGGGTCAGTAACCGGACGGGGCTCGCGCCAGGGAAGAATGTGCTGGAGGTGGAAAAGCAATTGATGAAATTCGTGCCAAAACAATACCTGCTCGACTCGCATCACTGGCTGATCCTGCTCGGACGCTACGTCTGCCAGGCGCGCAAGCCGCGTTGCGGCAGTTGCCGGATCGAAGACCTGTGCGAATACAAGCACAAGACCTCCGACGATTGA
- a CDS encoding Rnf-Nqr domain containing protein, which produces MNRNTLLGTLMLTPLLGVSDSFVKAVSLWLAGLLVVGLYGASSRALSPKLGTVMRWPAQIVLAAGSASLVSLGLQVWSWELQQALGIYLALLSVQCLALEQLGFFRKGELRENIRLFTSFGALLTCLGLLREVLADGTLFDHLQWWTGSAAPGPLRFFAAESGLRLAGLLPGGFILLGLLLAGKQAWTLRSTSHRVLQRK; this is translated from the coding sequence ATGAATAGAAACACGCTGCTGGGCACCCTGATGCTCACGCCCTTGCTCGGCGTCAGTGACTCGTTCGTCAAGGCCGTATCACTGTGGCTGGCCGGCCTGCTCGTAGTCGGGCTATACGGCGCATCGAGCCGCGCCCTGAGCCCCAAGCTAGGCACTGTCATGAGGTGGCCTGCGCAAATCGTACTCGCGGCAGGCAGTGCCAGCCTGGTTTCGCTGGGGCTGCAAGTCTGGTCCTGGGAATTGCAGCAGGCTCTGGGCATCTACCTGGCTCTGCTGAGCGTGCAATGCCTGGCGCTTGAACAGTTGGGCTTTTTCCGCAAAGGTGAGCTGAGAGAGAATATTCGTCTGTTCACAAGCTTCGGCGCTCTGCTGACCTGCCTTGGCCTGTTGCGCGAAGTGCTGGCGGACGGGACGCTGTTTGACCACCTGCAGTGGTGGACCGGTTCCGCTGCCCCTGGGCCCCTCAGGTTCTTCGCCGCAGAAAGCGGGTTGCGCCTGGCCGGACTGCTGCCGGGCGGCTTTATCCTGCTCGGTCTGCTGCTGGCTGGGAAACAAGCCTGGACCCTGCGTTCAACTTCACACCGAGTGCTTCAAAGGAAATGA
- a CDS encoding RnfABCDGE type electron transport complex subunit G, which translates to MNRARSLVTLIALATLVAGLTWALQRQAAPRIQAQQLAIQARTLNQVLPPGEYEHQPLALSDAELNHSRLVQGYRMLRQGQPAAVILQSLTQGYGGPLQLLIAIGANGKLLGVKTLSQQETPGLGARIAEEGAGWLSGFLGQSRSETSDTAWNLKQDGGQFDQMAGATITSRAAVEAIHDALRYFDEHREHLLGAPAHE; encoded by the coding sequence ATGAACAGAGCCCGCTCGCTGGTGACCCTGATCGCCCTGGCCACACTGGTTGCCGGCCTGACTTGGGCACTGCAACGACAGGCGGCGCCGCGTATCCAGGCGCAACAGTTGGCGATCCAGGCACGCACGCTCAATCAAGTGCTGCCGCCCGGTGAATATGAACACCAGCCGCTTGCCCTGAGTGACGCCGAGCTGAACCATAGCCGCCTGGTGCAGGGTTATCGCATGCTCCGACAGGGACAGCCGGCGGCAGTGATCCTGCAAAGCCTGACGCAGGGTTATGGCGGCCCGCTGCAATTGCTGATCGCTATCGGGGCGAACGGCAAACTGCTGGGCGTGAAGACCCTGTCACAGCAGGAAACACCCGGGCTGGGCGCAAGAATCGCCGAAGAAGGCGCTGGCTGGCTGAGCGGCTTTCTCGGTCAATCCCGCTCAGAGACATCCGACACCGCCTGGAACCTGAAACAGGACGGCGGGCAATTCGACCAGATGGCCGGGGCCACGATTACCTCACGGGCGGCGGTCGAGGCGATCCACGATGCCCTGCGCTACTTCGACGAGCACCGGGAACACTTGCTGGGAGCACCAGCCCATGAATAG